A genome region from Streptomyces sp. NBC_01296 includes the following:
- a CDS encoding aromatic ring-hydroxylating oxygenase subunit alpha has product MTTTGLPESLIATLPGDHYTAPDIFRLEQEHIFETMWFCVGRSSELAKPGAFRTVDVGRESILVTRARDHTVRAYFNVCRHRGAKLCTERSGEVRRAFQCPYHAWTYDLDGRLIAAPNLTKMPDVGRTEFGLAPVSVREWLGYVWVCLADSPPSFEEQVMGAAVERLGDAESIERYGIEDLEVGRRIVYDVKANWKLIIENFMECYHCATIHPELTEVLPEFAGGYAAQYYVGHGAAFGEGIQGFTVDGSEGLDRIPTVSPDQDRKYYAITVRPQVFINLVPDHVIFHRMYPVAADRTIVECDWLYLKDVVESGKDVSRSVELFDRVNRQDFDACERCQPAMSSRMYAKGGVLVPSEHHIGAFHDWVRDRLGAGPEQPRQEPVERPLSPGGPCGG; this is encoded by the coding sequence GTGACCACGACCGGCCTGCCGGAAAGCCTGATCGCCACCCTCCCCGGCGACCACTACACCGCCCCGGACATCTTCCGGCTGGAGCAGGAACACATCTTCGAGACGATGTGGTTCTGCGTGGGGCGCTCGTCCGAGCTGGCCAAGCCGGGCGCCTTCCGGACCGTGGACGTCGGCCGCGAGAGCATCCTGGTGACGCGAGCGCGCGACCACACCGTCCGCGCCTACTTCAACGTGTGCCGGCACCGCGGCGCCAAGCTGTGCACGGAGCGGAGCGGCGAGGTCAGGCGGGCGTTCCAGTGCCCGTACCACGCCTGGACGTACGACCTCGACGGCAGGCTGATCGCCGCCCCCAACCTCACGAAGATGCCCGACGTCGGCCGGACCGAGTTCGGGCTGGCGCCCGTGTCCGTACGGGAATGGCTCGGGTACGTCTGGGTCTGCCTCGCGGACAGCCCGCCCTCCTTCGAGGAGCAGGTCATGGGCGCGGCCGTCGAGCGGCTGGGCGACGCGGAGTCCATCGAGCGGTACGGCATCGAGGACTTGGAGGTCGGACGGCGGATCGTCTACGACGTCAAGGCGAACTGGAAGCTCATCATCGAGAACTTCATGGAGTGCTACCACTGCGCCACGATCCACCCCGAACTCACCGAGGTGCTCCCCGAGTTCGCCGGCGGCTACGCCGCGCAGTACTACGTCGGACACGGCGCCGCCTTCGGCGAGGGCATCCAGGGCTTCACCGTCGACGGCTCGGAGGGCCTCGACCGGATCCCCACCGTCTCGCCGGACCAGGACCGCAAGTACTACGCGATCACCGTACGGCCGCAGGTCTTCATCAACCTGGTGCCGGACCACGTGATATTCCACCGGATGTACCCGGTAGCGGCCGACCGCACGATCGTCGAATGCGACTGGCTCTACCTCAAGGACGTGGTGGAGAGCGGCAAGGACGTCAGCCGCTCCGTCGAGCTCTTCGACCGGGTCAACCGGCAGGACTTCGACGCCTGCGAGCGCTGTCAGCCCGCGATGAGCTCCCGCATGTACGCCAAGGGCGGCGTGCTGGTGCCCAGCGAGCACCACATCGGAGCGTTCCACGACTGGGTCCGGGACCGGCTCGGCGCCGGGCCCGAGCAGCCGCGGCAGGAGCCGGTGGAGCGGCCGCTCAGCCCAGGTGGCCCATGCGGTGGCTGA
- a CDS encoding IclR family transcriptional regulator yields MSNYEAATETAGAPAGGVQSVDRAVSVLEILAQRGEAGVSEVAAEIDVHKSTAFRLLGALEARGLVEQATERGKYRLGFGIVRLAGAVTGRIDITQVGRPVCERLAEELGETVNIAILEEQYAINLCQVRGPGAVTAHNWVGQLTPLHATSSGKVLLAHLPAKQRVQLLAEAGLKKYTPSTLTARTKLEKNLVASLDRGYAMTFEEYEIGLHAMAAPIRDRDGEVIAAISASGPSYRFTEERMHELAPLLLKGAQEISHRMGHLG; encoded by the coding sequence ATGAGCAACTACGAGGCAGCCACCGAAACCGCGGGCGCGCCGGCGGGCGGGGTGCAGTCCGTCGACCGCGCCGTCAGCGTGCTGGAGATCCTCGCCCAGCGCGGCGAGGCGGGCGTCAGCGAGGTGGCGGCGGAGATCGACGTCCACAAGTCGACGGCGTTCCGGCTGCTCGGCGCGCTGGAGGCGCGCGGCCTCGTCGAACAGGCCACCGAGCGCGGCAAGTACCGGCTCGGCTTCGGCATCGTGCGGCTGGCGGGCGCGGTCACGGGGCGGATCGACATCACCCAGGTGGGCCGCCCGGTGTGCGAGCGGCTGGCCGAGGAACTCGGCGAGACGGTGAACATCGCCATCCTGGAGGAGCAGTACGCGATCAACCTCTGCCAGGTGCGCGGCCCAGGCGCGGTGACGGCGCACAACTGGGTGGGCCAGCTGACCCCGCTGCACGCCACGTCCAGCGGCAAGGTCCTCCTCGCGCACCTCCCGGCGAAGCAGCGCGTGCAGCTGCTGGCGGAGGCCGGTCTGAAGAAGTACACGCCGAGCACGCTGACCGCCAGGACGAAGCTCGAGAAGAACCTCGTCGCGTCCCTGGACCGCGGGTACGCCATGACGTTCGAGGAGTACGAGATCGGGCTGCACGCCATGGCCGCCCCGATCCGCGACCGGGACGGCGAGGTCATCGCCGCGATCAGCGCATCGGGGCCGAGCTACCGCTTCACCGAGGAGCGCATGCACGAGCTGGCGCCGCTGCTGCTGAAGGGCGCGCAGGAGATCAGCCACCGCATGGGCCACCTGGGCTGA
- the betA gene encoding choline dehydrogenase: MVPQHYDFVIVGGGSAGSALANRLSADPGNRVLVLEAGRPDYPWDVFIHMPAALTFPIGSRFYDWKYESEPEPHMNGRRIYHARGKVLGGSSSINGMIFQRGNPLDYERWAADPGMETWDYAHCLPYFNRMENCLAADPEDEFRGRSGPLVLERGPASSPLFPAFMEAAQQAGYPLTDDVNGYRQEGFAAFDRTLHRGRRLSAARAYLHPAMKRRGLDVRTRAFVTRILFEGERAVGVEYRRGRGAPRQVRAGEVILCGGAINSPQLLQLSGVGNADELRALDIDVVHDLPGVGENLQDHLEVYVQYACKQPVSMQPYLKWRHRPRIGLQWLLRTGPGATNHFEAGGFARSNEDVAYPNLMFHFLPIAVRYDGSAPAGGHGYQVHVGPMYSDARGSVKIRSKDPRVHPALRFHYLSTEQDRREWVEAIRTARTILGQPGLAPYNDGEISPGPEVETDEQILDWVAREGETALHPSCTARMGTGEGAVTDPASLRVHGLEGLRVVDASVMPYVTNGNIYAPVMMVAEKAADLILGNEPLPPSKAEFYRHHRLRSEAEQGQSPGHT, encoded by the coding sequence ATGGTGCCCCAGCATTACGACTTCGTCATCGTCGGCGGCGGCTCGGCCGGCAGCGCCCTGGCGAACCGGCTCTCCGCGGATCCCGGCAACCGCGTCCTGGTCCTCGAAGCCGGCCGCCCGGACTACCCGTGGGACGTCTTCATCCACATGCCCGCGGCGCTCACGTTCCCCATCGGCAGCCGCTTCTACGACTGGAAGTACGAGTCCGAGCCCGAGCCGCACATGAACGGCCGGCGCATCTACCACGCCCGCGGCAAGGTGCTGGGCGGGTCGAGCAGCATCAACGGAATGATCTTCCAGCGCGGCAACCCCCTCGACTACGAGCGCTGGGCCGCCGACCCCGGCATGGAGACCTGGGACTACGCGCACTGCCTCCCGTACTTCAACCGGATGGAGAACTGCCTGGCCGCGGACCCCGAGGACGAGTTCCGCGGCCGCTCGGGACCCCTCGTCCTGGAGCGCGGACCGGCCTCGAGCCCCCTCTTCCCGGCCTTCATGGAGGCGGCCCAACAGGCCGGGTACCCGCTGACCGACGACGTCAACGGCTACCGGCAGGAGGGCTTCGCGGCCTTCGACCGCACCCTCCACCGCGGGCGGCGGCTGTCCGCCGCCCGGGCCTACCTCCACCCGGCCATGAAGCGGCGGGGCCTCGACGTGCGGACCAGGGCCTTCGTGACCCGGATCCTCTTCGAGGGCGAGCGCGCCGTCGGCGTCGAATACCGCCGCGGCCGCGGGGCGCCCCGGCAGGTGCGGGCCGGCGAGGTGATCCTGTGCGGCGGCGCGATCAACTCCCCGCAGCTGCTCCAGCTGTCCGGAGTCGGCAACGCCGACGAGCTGCGGGCCCTGGACATCGACGTCGTCCACGACCTGCCGGGCGTGGGGGAGAACCTGCAGGACCACCTGGAGGTGTACGTCCAGTACGCCTGCAAGCAGCCGGTTTCGATGCAGCCCTACCTGAAGTGGCGCCACCGGCCCCGGATCGGCCTCCAGTGGCTCTTGCGTACGGGCCCCGGCGCGACCAACCACTTCGAGGCCGGCGGTTTCGCGCGGAGCAACGAGGACGTCGCCTACCCCAACCTGATGTTCCACTTCCTGCCGATCGCGGTCCGCTACGACGGCTCCGCGCCCGCCGGGGGCCACGGCTACCAGGTCCACGTCGGCCCCATGTACTCCGACGCCCGGGGCTCCGTGAAGATCAGGAGCAAGGACCCCCGGGTGCACCCGGCCCTGCGGTTCCACTACCTCTCCACCGAGCAGGACCGCCGCGAGTGGGTCGAGGCGATCCGGACCGCCCGCACCATCCTCGGCCAGCCGGGACTGGCCCCGTACAACGACGGCGAGATCTCGCCCGGGCCGGAGGTCGAGACCGACGAGCAGATCCTCGACTGGGTGGCCCGGGAGGGCGAGACCGCATTGCATCCGTCCTGCACCGCCAGGATGGGCACCGGCGAGGGGGCGGTCACCGATCCGGCGAGCCTGCGCGTGCACGGCCTGGAGGGGCTGCGCGTCGTGGACGCCTCCGTGATGCCCTACGTGACGAACGGGAACATTTACGCACCCGTCATGATGGTGGCCGAGAAGGCCGCCGATCTCATCCTGGGCAACGAGCCGCTGCCGCCGTCCAAGGCCGAGTTCTACCGGCACCACCGCCTCCGCAGCGAGGCAGAGCAGGGGCAGAGCCCCGGCCACACCTGA
- a CDS encoding 5,10-methylenetetrahydrofolate reductase, whose amino-acid sequence MSARPTPYPERPVQAPVTGGGLAELLRRVRYEVLPAKATEDKVLAHVPADVPVTVTASPAKGLGPTLDLATRLAGHGYRVVPHVPARQIADAGHLADIVDRLVAAGIEDVFVPAGDADPPAGAYDAALPVLRRLGELGSPFAHVGITGYPESHPLIEDDVTVQAMWDKQPHATYIVSNLCFDPVTLRQWLGRVRRRQIVLPVHVGVAGPVERAKLLSMAAKIGVGESAKFLTRHPSWFLRFAAPGGYNPERLLRRSAPALGAPEAAVAGLHLFTFNQIAETERWRRAMLERTGG is encoded by the coding sequence ATGTCCGCCCGGCCCACGCCGTATCCCGAACGCCCCGTACAGGCCCCGGTCACCGGGGGCGGCCTGGCCGAGCTCCTGCGCAGGGTCCGCTACGAGGTCCTGCCGGCGAAGGCCACCGAGGACAAGGTCCTGGCCCACGTCCCGGCCGATGTGCCCGTCACGGTCACCGCCTCCCCGGCCAAGGGCCTCGGCCCGACGCTGGACCTCGCCACCCGTCTGGCCGGGCACGGCTACCGGGTCGTCCCGCACGTCCCGGCCCGGCAGATCGCCGACGCCGGCCACCTCGCGGACATCGTGGACCGGCTCGTCGCCGCCGGCATCGAGGACGTCTTCGTACCGGCCGGCGACGCCGACCCGCCGGCCGGGGCGTACGACGCGGCCCTGCCCGTCCTGCGCCGGCTCGGCGAGCTGGGCAGCCCGTTCGCGCACGTCGGCATCACCGGCTACCCGGAAAGCCATCCCCTCATCGAAGACGACGTCACCGTCCAGGCGATGTGGGACAAGCAGCCGCACGCGACGTACATCGTCAGCAACCTGTGCTTCGACCCGGTGACCCTGCGGCAGTGGCTCGGACGGGTACGGCGCCGGCAGATCGTGCTGCCCGTGCACGTCGGGGTCGCCGGGCCCGTCGAGCGCGCGAAGCTGCTGTCCATGGCCGCGAAGATCGGGGTGGGGGAGTCGGCCAAGTTCCTCACCCGGCACCCCTCGTGGTTCCTGCGCTTCGCGGCGCCAGGCGGCTACAACCCGGAGCGGCTGCTGCGCCGCAGCGCCCCCGCGCTCGGCGCACCCGAGGCCGCGGTGGCGGGGCTGCACCTGTTCACCTTCAACCAGATCGCCGAGACCGAGCGCTGGCGGCGCGCGATGCTGGAGCGCACCGGCGGCTGA
- a CDS encoding aldehyde dehydrogenase family protein — protein MADLYVGGKWREAVAGGRRDIHCPADGALVRTVSEATRADTEAAVAAARSAFDEGPWPRTPERERGALLLRTAEVLEREAKEFARAESLDTGKRLVESEYDIADVVACFRYFGGIAGTSAGRVVDTGREDAVSRVVYEPVGVCGLITPWNYPLLQAAWKVAPALVAGNTLVLKPSELTPSTSILLMRALEEAGLPAGAANLVPGAGAEAGAPLAEHPGVDMVSFTGGLETGKRIMAAAAATVKKVALELGGKNPNVVFADADFEAAVDFALTAVFLHSGQVCSAGARLIVEDPLHDAFVDELVRRAAAIRLGGPFDPAAETGPLISAAHRTKIEEYVAAGLAEGAVLRCGGRRPEDPALAGGFYYPPTVLDACRPDMRVVREESFGPVLTVERFSGEDEAVRTANDTEYGLAGAVWTQDAGKAQRVARRLRHGTVWINDYHPYLPQAEWGGFGHSGVGRELGPTGLDEYREPKHIWQNVQPRAQHWFRG, from the coding sequence GTGGCAGATCTGTACGTCGGTGGGAAGTGGCGCGAAGCGGTGGCGGGCGGCCGTCGGGACATTCACTGCCCCGCCGACGGCGCGCTCGTGCGGACCGTGTCCGAGGCGACGCGGGCCGACACGGAAGCCGCGGTCGCCGCCGCGCGCAGCGCCTTCGACGAGGGCCCGTGGCCGCGCACTCCCGAGCGGGAGCGCGGCGCGCTGCTGCTGCGCACCGCCGAGGTGCTGGAGCGGGAGGCGAAGGAGTTCGCCCGCGCCGAATCCCTCGACACCGGCAAGCGCCTGGTGGAGAGCGAGTACGACATCGCCGACGTCGTGGCCTGCTTCCGGTACTTCGGCGGGATCGCGGGCACCAGCGCGGGCCGGGTGGTCGACACGGGCCGCGAGGACGCCGTCAGCCGGGTCGTGTACGAGCCGGTCGGGGTGTGCGGGCTGATCACCCCGTGGAACTACCCGCTGCTTCAGGCCGCGTGGAAGGTCGCGCCCGCCCTCGTCGCCGGCAACACCCTGGTCCTCAAGCCCAGCGAGCTCACCCCGTCCACCTCGATCCTGCTCATGCGCGCGCTGGAGGAGGCCGGACTGCCCGCCGGCGCGGCCAACCTCGTACCGGGAGCGGGGGCCGAGGCCGGGGCGCCGCTCGCCGAGCACCCGGGCGTGGACATGGTCTCCTTCACCGGCGGCCTGGAGACGGGCAAGCGGATCATGGCGGCCGCCGCGGCCACCGTGAAGAAGGTCGCGCTGGAACTGGGCGGCAAGAACCCCAACGTGGTCTTCGCCGACGCCGACTTCGAAGCGGCCGTGGACTTCGCCCTGACCGCCGTCTTCCTGCACTCCGGGCAGGTCTGCTCGGCCGGCGCCCGCCTGATCGTCGAGGACCCGCTGCACGACGCGTTCGTCGACGAGCTCGTACGCCGCGCCGCCGCCATCCGCCTGGGCGGCCCCTTCGACCCCGCCGCCGAGACCGGGCCCCTGATCTCCGCCGCCCACCGGACCAAGATCGAGGAGTACGTCGCGGCAGGCCTCGCCGAGGGCGCCGTACTGCGCTGCGGAGGCCGGCGCCCCGAGGACCCCGCGCTCGCCGGAGGCTTCTACTACCCGCCGACCGTGCTCGACGCGTGCCGCCCGGACATGCGCGTCGTACGGGAGGAGTCCTTCGGCCCGGTGCTCACCGTCGAGCGGTTCTCGGGCGAGGACGAGGCCGTACGCACCGCCAACGACACGGAGTACGGACTCGCCGGGGCGGTGTGGACCCAGGACGCGGGCAAGGCCCAGCGCGTCGCCCGGCGGCTGCGGCACGGCACGGTCTGGATCAACGACTACCACCCCTACCTCCCCCAGGCCGAATGGGGCGGCTTCGGGCACTCGGGCGTCGGCCGCGAGCTGGGCCCGACCGGCCTGGACGAGTACCGCGAACCCAAGCACATCTGGCAGAACGTCCAGCCCAGGGCGCAGCACTGGTTCCGCGGCTGA
- a CDS encoding quaternary amine ABC transporter ATP-binding protein → MTATKTELPSQRGASGDGTPLISVRGLWKVFGPKAAQVPNSPELCALSRRELMERTGCTAAVRDVSFDVSPGEVFVVMGLSGSGKSTLVRCLTRLIEPTAGELVLEGEDIRAADRSRLRELRRRRFAMVFQHFGLLPHRRVLDNVAYGLEIRGIGRAERIRRAMEVVELVGLAGYEHSYPDQLSGGMQQRVGLARALAGDPDVLLFDEPFSALDPLIRRDMQNEVVRLHREVGKTMVFVTHDLSEALRLGDRILIMRDGRTVQCGTGDELVGAPADDYVRDFVADVPRSRVLTLRWIMRPARPDDALDGPEFGPDTIVREATRAVLTADRPVKVVENGRLLGVVGDEEILAVVAGPEGGA, encoded by the coding sequence GTGACCGCAACGAAGACAGAACTGCCGTCGCAGCGCGGCGCGTCCGGGGACGGGACCCCCCTGATCTCCGTCCGCGGCCTGTGGAAGGTCTTCGGGCCCAAGGCGGCGCAGGTGCCCAACTCGCCCGAGCTGTGCGCCCTCTCGCGCCGCGAGCTCATGGAGCGCACCGGCTGTACCGCGGCCGTACGGGACGTGTCCTTCGACGTGTCGCCCGGCGAGGTCTTCGTCGTCATGGGCCTGTCCGGCTCCGGGAAGTCGACGCTGGTGCGCTGTCTGACCCGGCTGATCGAGCCGACGGCCGGCGAGCTCGTCCTCGAGGGCGAGGACATCCGCGCTGCCGATCGATCGAGGCTGCGCGAGCTGCGGCGGCGCCGGTTCGCGATGGTCTTCCAGCACTTCGGGCTGCTGCCGCACCGCCGGGTCCTGGACAACGTCGCGTACGGGCTGGAGATCCGCGGCATCGGCCGGGCCGAGCGCATCCGGCGGGCCATGGAGGTGGTCGAGCTGGTCGGCCTCGCCGGGTACGAGCACTCCTACCCCGACCAGCTCTCCGGCGGCATGCAGCAGCGGGTCGGGCTGGCCCGCGCCCTCGCCGGGGACCCGGACGTACTCCTCTTCGACGAGCCGTTCTCCGCGCTCGACCCGCTGATCCGCCGGGACATGCAGAACGAGGTCGTCCGGCTGCACCGCGAGGTCGGCAAGACGATGGTCTTCGTCACCCACGACCTGTCCGAGGCGCTGAGGCTCGGCGACCGCATCCTCATCATGCGCGACGGCCGCACGGTGCAGTGCGGTACGGGCGACGAGCTGGTGGGCGCGCCCGCCGACGACTACGTCCGGGACTTCGTGGCGGACGTGCCGCGCTCGCGCGTGCTCACCCTGCGCTGGATCATGCGCCCGGCCCGCCCGGACGATGCACTCGACGGCCCGGAGTTCGGCCCGGACACCATCGTCCGCGAGGCGACGCGCGCCGTCCTCACGGCGGACCGGCCCGTGAAGGTCGTCGAGAACGGGCGGCTGCTGGGCGTCGTCGGCGACGAGGAGATCCTCGCGGTCGTCGCCGGCCCGGAGGGCGGTGCGTGA
- a CDS encoding ABC transporter permease subunit, whose protein sequence is MAVLAAADARRTPVRGGRVLIAAAVLLGWAVLWLALRGVHTLPLGAAELTPLHRRFNEINDAVGAGRNSNPVFLYVFNEIRLVIDNLVTFLQALVAQPSYGRPVPVVGWLGVVALVGYVSWVFGNVRVAALAVAGFVLFGLQGLWRESMDTLALTVAAVLVSLLIGIPLGVWAGLSDRVHRLATPVLDFMQTMPTFVYLAPLTLFFLIGPASATIATLVFATPPAVRITAHAIRSVPAATVEAAESLGATRRQTLATVLLPMSKRTVVLGVNQTIMAALSMVTIAALIDAPGLGKTVVKALETLDVGTAFNAGLAIVVLAVVLDRVTTAASERSGTGVLPAEGRGSAADARRRGGRAARRRRPLVLAGGVLTAVCIWLSHTYVWAAQFPAGSGVGGAIARTADSATAWAQGSFSGVTGGLRDLVTTLLLNPFEALLTGSPWWLVGAVAVALGALFGGRRAAATAAVCVALIVGTGLWRDSMTTLASSVVATVVVLALGVVVGVWMGRSALADRLIRPVLDAGQTMPAFVYLVPFLALFGASRFTAIVAAIVYAAPVTVKIIADGVRGVPQSTVEAAESAGSSTWQIITKVQLPMARGALALATNQGLIYVLSMVVVGGLVGAGALGYDVVAGFSQGQLYGKGLAAGLAIVLLGVMFDRITQAAAQRAASAPGGR, encoded by the coding sequence ATGGCCGTCCTGGCAGCGGCGGACGCGCGGCGCACGCCCGTACGCGGTGGGCGCGTACTGATCGCGGCCGCGGTCCTCCTCGGGTGGGCCGTGCTGTGGCTCGCCCTGCGCGGCGTCCACACGCTTCCCCTCGGCGCCGCCGAACTGACCCCGCTGCACCGGCGGTTCAACGAGATCAACGACGCGGTGGGGGCCGGCCGCAACAGCAACCCGGTCTTCCTCTACGTCTTCAACGAGATCCGGCTGGTGATCGACAACCTGGTCACCTTCCTCCAGGCGCTGGTCGCGCAGCCGTCGTACGGCCGCCCGGTCCCGGTGGTCGGCTGGCTGGGCGTCGTCGCCCTCGTCGGATACGTCTCGTGGGTGTTCGGGAACGTACGGGTGGCGGCCCTGGCCGTCGCCGGATTCGTGCTCTTCGGCCTCCAAGGGCTGTGGCGCGAGAGCATGGACACGCTCGCCCTGACCGTGGCGGCCGTCCTCGTCTCGCTGCTCATCGGCATTCCGCTCGGTGTCTGGGCCGGGCTGTCGGACCGGGTGCACCGCCTGGCGACCCCGGTGCTCGACTTCATGCAGACGATGCCGACCTTCGTCTACCTGGCCCCGCTGACGCTGTTCTTCCTCATCGGCCCGGCGTCCGCCACGATCGCCACGCTGGTCTTCGCGACCCCGCCCGCCGTACGCATCACCGCGCACGCGATCCGCTCGGTCCCCGCCGCCACGGTCGAGGCGGCCGAGTCGCTCGGTGCGACCCGGCGGCAGACGCTCGCCACGGTGCTGCTGCCGATGTCGAAGCGGACGGTCGTGCTGGGCGTGAACCAGACCATCATGGCCGCGCTGTCCATGGTCACCATCGCCGCCCTGATCGACGCGCCCGGGCTGGGCAAGACCGTCGTCAAGGCACTGGAGACGCTCGACGTGGGCACGGCGTTCAACGCCGGCCTCGCCATCGTCGTACTGGCCGTCGTGCTCGACCGCGTGACCACCGCGGCGAGCGAGCGGAGCGGGACCGGGGTCCTGCCGGCCGAAGGCCGGGGGAGCGCGGCGGACGCCCGGCGCCGCGGCGGGCGCGCGGCGCGCCGGCGCCGCCCCCTGGTCCTCGCCGGCGGCGTGCTCACCGCCGTGTGCATCTGGCTCTCCCACACCTACGTATGGGCGGCGCAGTTCCCGGCCGGCTCCGGTGTCGGCGGGGCGATCGCCCGTACGGCGGACTCCGCCACCGCGTGGGCGCAGGGCAGCTTCTCCGGTGTGACGGGCGGGCTGCGCGACCTGGTCACCACCCTGCTGCTCAACCCCTTCGAGGCGCTGCTGACCGGCTCCCCGTGGTGGCTGGTCGGCGCGGTGGCGGTGGCTCTCGGCGCGCTGTTCGGCGGCCGGCGTGCGGCGGCCACCGCCGCGGTGTGCGTGGCGCTGATCGTCGGCACGGGTCTGTGGCGGGACAGTATGACGACGCTGGCCTCCAGCGTGGTGGCCACCGTCGTCGTCCTGGCCCTCGGTGTCGTGGTGGGCGTGTGGATGGGGCGCAGCGCCCTGGCCGACCGGCTGATCCGGCCCGTGCTCGACGCGGGCCAGACGATGCCGGCGTTCGTCTACCTGGTGCCGTTCCTGGCCCTGTTCGGCGCGAGCCGGTTCACGGCGATCGTGGCGGCGATCGTCTACGCGGCCCCGGTGACGGTGAAGATCATCGCGGACGGGGTGCGAGGGGTACCGCAGAGCACGGTGGAGGCGGCGGAGTCGGCCGGCTCCAGCACCTGGCAGATCATCACGAAGGTCCAGCTCCCGATGGCCCGCGGAGCCCTCGCGCTCGCCACGAACCAGGGGCTGATCTACGTCCTGTCGATGGTCGTCGTCGGCGGGCTGGTCGGGGCGGGCGCCCTCGGCTACGACGTCGTGGCGGGCTTCTCGCAGGGCCAGTTGTACGGCAAGGGGCTGGCGGCGGGCCTGGCCATCGTGCTGCTCGGGGTCATGTTCGACCGGATCACCCAGGCGGCGGCGCAGCGGGCGGCAAGCGCCCCCGGCGGGCGCTGA
- a CDS encoding ABC transporter substrate-binding protein, which yields MAGNLNTGPAPQRRPARRAALAGLSALALALAGCSGAKVGEAGAGPSGGAGAGKCGSFNLAVNPWVGYEANAAVIAYVAKKDLGCEVTKKDLKEEVAWQGFGTGEVDAIVENWGHPDLKKKYIEQQQTAVAAGETGNKGVIGWYVPPWLAQKYPDITKWQNLNKYADQLKTSESGDKGQLLDGDPSFVTNDGALVKNLNLDFKVVYSGSEAALIQAFRQAEAKKTPVIGYFYEPQWLFSELKLVKVELPEYKAGCDDDPEKVACDYPVYALDKIVSKKFADSGSPAYQLVKNFSWSNEDQNLVAKYIAQDKMSPEDAAKKWVEGNRAKVDAWLGKKG from the coding sequence ATGGCAGGGAACCTCAACACAGGACCGGCGCCGCAGCGGCGCCCGGCCCGGCGGGCGGCGCTGGCCGGCCTGTCGGCGCTGGCCCTCGCGCTCGCCGGATGCAGCGGCGCGAAGGTCGGCGAGGCGGGCGCCGGACCCTCGGGCGGCGCCGGCGCAGGGAAGTGCGGCTCCTTCAACCTCGCCGTCAACCCGTGGGTCGGCTACGAGGCCAATGCGGCGGTCATCGCGTACGTCGCCAAGAAGGACCTCGGCTGCGAAGTGACCAAGAAGGACCTGAAGGAAGAGGTCGCCTGGCAGGGGTTCGGGACGGGCGAGGTCGATGCGATCGTCGAGAACTGGGGCCACCCGGACCTGAAGAAGAAGTACATCGAGCAGCAGCAGACGGCCGTCGCCGCCGGGGAGACGGGCAACAAGGGGGTCATCGGCTGGTACGTCCCGCCGTGGCTGGCGCAGAAATACCCGGACATCACCAAGTGGCAGAACCTCAACAAGTACGCGGACCAGCTCAAGACCTCGGAGTCCGGCGACAAGGGCCAGCTGCTGGACGGCGACCCCTCGTTCGTCACCAACGACGGCGCCCTGGTGAAGAACCTGAACCTCGACTTCAAGGTGGTGTACTCGGGGAGCGAGGCCGCACTGATCCAGGCCTTCCGCCAGGCCGAGGCCAAGAAGACGCCCGTCATCGGTTATTTTTACGAGCCGCAGTGGCTGTTCTCCGAGCTGAAGCTCGTCAAGGTGGAGCTGCCGGAGTACAAGGCGGGCTGCGACGACGACCCCGAGAAGGTGGCCTGCGACTACCCCGTCTACGCGCTCGACAAGATCGTCAGCAAGAAGTTCGCCGATTCGGGCAGCCCGGCCTACCAGCTCGTGAAGAACTTCAGCTGGTCGAACGAGGACCAGAACCTCGTCGCGAAGTACATCGCGCAGGACAAGATGTCGCCGGAGGACGCCGCCAAGAAGTGGGTGGAGGGCAACCGCGCGAAGGTCGACGCCTGGCTCGGGAAGAAGGGCTGA